A region of uncultured Tolumonas sp. DNA encodes the following proteins:
- a CDS encoding TnsA endonuclease N-terminal domain-containing protein yields the protein MVRHPSFFSENMIAQRIKSGRGQGQGSKYQPWLQIQDVPSDGRSHRIYSYKTKRVHHLLSDLELATFLMLDWSESVLDIREQFPLIRDDTRSIAQNEGIKHPSVRGVDQVMTTDFLIDAKEPFQKQFAVQVKYGESFRDERTIEKLDLERCYWRQKGIPWVTITEQDIDIVIKKNIEWLYPAQIDDITTAKRIPELMAALPAAISRLPELTIIEACKRIDLAYGLELGQSLQDLRLLMANRLVIFDIRKPVRQLKISDLIFMQLSEMEQFLYVENQ from the coding sequence ATGGTTCGCCATCCAAGCTTCTTTTCTGAAAATATGATTGCCCAAAGAATTAAGAGTGGTCGAGGGCAAGGTCAAGGTTCGAAATATCAGCCGTGGTTGCAGATTCAGGATGTTCCGTCTGACGGACGATCTCACCGGATATATTCTTACAAAACAAAACGTGTTCACCATTTGCTTTCAGATTTGGAGTTGGCAACATTTCTCATGCTTGACTGGTCGGAAAGTGTTCTGGATATTCGTGAACAATTTCCTCTTATTCGTGATGACACACGTTCTATCGCTCAAAACGAAGGAATAAAACATCCATCTGTTCGCGGCGTTGATCAAGTGATGACTACAGATTTCCTGATTGATGCGAAAGAGCCATTTCAGAAACAATTTGCCGTCCAAGTAAAATATGGCGAATCCTTTCGTGATGAGCGAACAATTGAAAAATTGGATCTTGAACGTTGTTATTGGCGACAAAAAGGAATCCCCTGGGTCACAATAACAGAACAAGATATCGATATTGTGATTAAGAAAAATATCGAATGGCTGTATCCCGCCCAAATAGATGACATTACAACGGCTAAACGAATACCAGAATTAATGGCTGCTTTGCCTGCGGCTATCTCAAGATTGCCAGAACTAACTATTATTGAAGCCTGCAAGCGCATTGATTTGGCATATGGTCTGGAATTAGGCCAATCGCTTCAGGATCTACGTCTTTTAATGGCTAATCGATTAGTTATTTTTGATATCAGAAAACCAGTTCGTCAGTTAAAAATATCAGATTTAATCTTTATGCAACTGAGTGAAATGGAGCAGTTTCTTTATGTGGAAAATCAATGA
- the glmU gene encoding bifunctional UDP-N-acetylglucosamine diphosphorylase/glucosamine-1-phosphate N-acetyltransferase GlmU, with amino-acid sequence MSLHVIILAAGKGTRMRSSLPKVLHPVAGRPMVSHVIATARQLNADNIHLVYGHGGEVMQARLNEADVEWVLQAEQLGTGHAVAQATPAIPDDANVLVLYGDTPLITTKTLQELLQVQPENGIGLLTVSLDDPTGYGRILRADDQVVGIVEQKDASVGQQRINEVNTGVLVAPAKQLKQWLAGLTNKNAQGEYYLTDVIAAAHNAGSSIQTAQPSCAQEVEGANNRLQLANLERFYQKRAAEQLMLDGVTLLDPARFDLRGALTCGEDVVIDANVIIEGQVELGHRVQIGAGCILKNCAIADDSIISPYSIIESSVLAEGCTVGPFARLRPGAELAAQAHVGNFVELKNAKLGFGSKAGHLSYLGDSDIGANVNIGAGTITCNYDGANKHKTIIEDDVFVGSDTQLVAPVRIAKGATLAAGSTITRDVAEDELVLSRVPQHHVTGWQRPVKQKK; translated from the coding sequence ATGTCTCTGCATGTGATTATTCTGGCGGCGGGTAAAGGCACCCGTATGCGCTCATCCCTGCCCAAAGTACTGCATCCTGTCGCTGGACGCCCGATGGTAAGCCATGTCATTGCTACCGCCCGCCAACTGAATGCCGATAACATTCATCTGGTGTATGGCCATGGCGGTGAGGTGATGCAGGCCAGACTGAATGAAGCCGATGTGGAGTGGGTGCTGCAAGCCGAACAGCTGGGTACTGGGCATGCAGTGGCGCAGGCAACACCGGCGATCCCTGATGATGCCAACGTCTTGGTGTTATACGGCGACACACCGTTGATCACGACCAAAACATTACAGGAACTGCTGCAAGTCCAGCCGGAAAACGGCATTGGTTTATTGACGGTATCGTTGGATGACCCTACCGGGTACGGTCGAATTCTGCGCGCGGACGATCAGGTCGTGGGTATCGTTGAGCAAAAAGATGCCAGTGTTGGTCAACAGCGGATCAACGAAGTGAACACCGGTGTGCTGGTGGCGCCCGCGAAACAGCTGAAACAGTGGCTGGCGGGCTTAACCAATAAAAATGCGCAGGGCGAATATTACCTGACCGACGTTATCGCGGCAGCACATAACGCTGGTAGTTCCATTCAAACGGCACAACCAAGTTGTGCGCAGGAAGTGGAAGGTGCCAATAACCGTCTGCAATTGGCCAATCTGGAACGCTTTTATCAAAAACGTGCGGCAGAACAACTGATGCTGGACGGCGTTACACTGTTGGATCCGGCGCGGTTTGATCTGCGCGGTGCACTGACTTGCGGTGAAGATGTGGTGATCGATGCCAATGTGATCATTGAAGGTCAGGTGGAATTAGGTCATCGCGTGCAGATTGGTGCCGGCTGTATTTTGAAAAACTGCGCTATCGCTGATGACAGTATTATCAGCCCGTATTCCATCATTGAAAGTTCTGTATTGGCGGAAGGTTGCACAGTGGGCCCCTTTGCCCGTTTGCGTCCGGGGGCCGAACTCGCGGCACAAGCCCATGTCGGCAATTTCGTGGAGCTCAAAAATGCCAAATTGGGTTTCGGTTCCAAAGCGGGTCATCTGAGTTATCTGGGCGACAGTGACATTGGTGCCAACGTGAATATCGGTGCCGGTACGATTACCTGTAACTACGATGGTGCCAATAAGCATAAAACCATTATTGAAGATGATGTGTTTGTCGGTTCCGACACCCAGCTGGTTGCCCCAGTCCGCATTGCCAAGGGGGCGACGCTGGCGGCCGGTTCTACTATTACGCGTGATGTGGCGGAAGATGAACTGGTTTTGAGCCGTGTGCCACAGCATCATGTGACTGGCTGGCAGCGTCCGGTAAAACAGAAGAAATAA
- the glmS gene encoding glutamine--fructose-6-phosphate transaminase (isomerizing), translated as MCGIVGAVAQRDISEILVEGLRRLEYRGYDSAGVAIINAQGELQRVRRLGKVQELAAALEAQPLSGGTGIAHTRWATHGEPSEINAHPHVSNGDLAVVHNGIIENHEELRVKLQGLGYEFVSQTDTEVIVHLVHHYLKTAGSLLQALQTAVKELRGAYGTVVMDRRDPSRLVVARSGSPLVIGRGLGENFIASDQLALLPVTRRFLFLEEGDVAEVTRKGVTIFNHAGQPVERAEIESELSHDAGDKGQYRHYMQKEIYEQPQSILNTLEGRLVGNHIVPESFGTHAREIFQKVQHVQIVACGTSYHSGMVARYWFEALAGVSCNIEIASEFRYRKSVVHPNSLIITLSQSGETADTLAALRLAKEMGYMASLTLCNVPGSSLVRESDLAFMTRAGAEIGVASTKAFTTQLTGLLMLVTAIGRGNGNMSETDEHCVASALQALPMQIEHALQLDKQIEALAEQFANKQHSLFLGRGDQYPIAMEGALKLKEISYIHAEAYAAGELKHGPLALIDSEMPIIVVAPNNELLEKLKSNVEEVRARGGLLYVFADRAAGFTSDDTMRVMPMESVADIIAPIVYTIPMQLLAYHIALIKGTDVDQPRNLAKSVTVE; from the coding sequence ATGTGTGGAATCGTCGGTGCAGTAGCCCAGCGTGATATTTCTGAAATTCTGGTAGAAGGTTTACGTCGTCTGGAATACCGCGGTTATGACTCTGCGGGTGTGGCAATCATCAATGCACAAGGCGAATTACAGCGTGTTCGTCGTCTGGGTAAAGTGCAGGAATTGGCTGCCGCATTGGAAGCACAACCTTTGTCAGGTGGTACTGGTATTGCGCACACGCGCTGGGCAACCCATGGCGAACCGTCAGAAATCAACGCACATCCACATGTCTCCAATGGTGATTTAGCCGTTGTTCATAACGGTATCATCGAAAACCATGAAGAACTGCGTGTTAAATTGCAGGGTTTAGGTTACGAATTTGTCTCGCAGACTGATACCGAAGTAATTGTGCATCTGGTGCACCATTACCTGAAAACCGCGGGTAGCCTGTTGCAGGCACTGCAAACGGCAGTAAAAGAACTGCGCGGCGCATACGGCACTGTAGTGATGGATCGTCGTGATCCATCCCGTCTGGTCGTCGCGCGTTCAGGTTCACCTCTGGTTATCGGTCGTGGTTTGGGTGAAAACTTCATCGCATCTGATCAATTGGCGCTGTTGCCGGTGACCCGTCGTTTCCTGTTTCTGGAAGAAGGCGATGTGGCAGAAGTGACCCGTAAAGGCGTGACGATCTTTAATCACGCCGGTCAACCAGTTGAACGTGCGGAAATCGAATCGGAACTGTCGCATGACGCCGGCGATAAAGGTCAATATCGCCACTACATGCAAAAAGAGATCTACGAACAGCCACAATCGATCCTGAATACTTTGGAAGGTCGTCTGGTTGGCAATCACATTGTGCCGGAATCTTTCGGTACACATGCGCGTGAAATTTTCCAGAAAGTACAGCACGTACAGATCGTGGCGTGTGGTACGTCTTATCATTCTGGTATGGTGGCGCGTTACTGGTTTGAAGCACTGGCGGGTGTTTCCTGTAATATCGAAATTGCATCGGAATTCCGCTATCGCAAATCCGTCGTACATCCAAACAGCCTGATCATCACCTTGTCTCAGTCTGGCGAAACGGCCGATACGCTGGCGGCGTTGCGTCTGGCGAAAGAGATGGGCTATATGGCCAGCCTGACTTTATGTAACGTGCCAGGTTCGTCGTTGGTACGTGAATCCGATCTGGCGTTTATGACCCGAGCTGGTGCAGAAATTGGTGTGGCGTCGACCAAAGCCTTCACCACTCAGCTGACTGGTTTGCTCATGTTAGTAACGGCGATTGGTCGTGGTAATGGCAACATGAGCGAAACTGATGAGCATTGTGTAGCGAGTGCATTACAAGCACTACCAATGCAGATTGAGCATGCCTTACAGCTGGATAAACAAATCGAAGCCTTGGCCGAACAGTTTGCCAACAAGCAACACAGTCTGTTTTTAGGTCGCGGTGATCAATATCCAATTGCGATGGAAGGTGCATTAAAACTTAAAGAAATCAGCTATATCCACGCAGAAGCCTATGCGGCAGGTGAGTTAAAACACGGCCCATTGGCGCTGATTGACAGCGAAATGCCGATCATTGTGGTGGCGCCGAATAATGAACTGCTGGAAAAACTGAAATCCAACGTGGAAGAAGTGCGTGCACGCGGTGGTTTGTTGTATGTGTTTGCTGATCGGGCCGCCGGTTTCACCAGTGATGACACAATGCGCGTGATGCCAATGGAAAGTGTAGCGGACATCATTGCACCAATTGTGTACACCATCCCGATGCAATTACTGGCTTATCACATTGCGCTGATCAAGGGCACCGATGTGGATCAACCACGAAACTTAGCCAAATCAGTGACGGTTGAATAA
- the tnpA gene encoding IS200/IS605 family transposase, translating into MSRFEKASHVIWHCQYHIIWTPKCRFRILKDNVGKEVYRQIRILCDQLKIQIVELNVQIDHVHLLVKIPPRLSVSEVMGHLKGRTAIRLFNKFPYLRKHKLWGNHFWAKGYCVDTVGVNAEMIKKYVKYQEKHELDDKQLSLQNI; encoded by the coding sequence ATGAGTAGATTTGAAAAAGCATCCCATGTGATCTGGCATTGTCAATATCACATAATTTGGACCCCTAAGTGCCGTTTTCGTATATTGAAAGACAATGTAGGGAAAGAAGTTTATCGACAGATTCGGATATTGTGCGACCAATTGAAAATACAGATAGTTGAATTAAATGTCCAAATAGACCATGTGCATCTTTTGGTAAAAATTCCGCCTAGGTTATCAGTATCTGAAGTTATGGGTCATTTGAAAGGAAGAACAGCGATCCGATTGTTCAATAAATTTCCCTATTTGAGAAAGCATAAGTTATGGGGAAATCATTTTTGGGCAAAGGGTTATTGCGTTGACACCGTAGGTGTGAATGCAGAAATGATAAAGAAATATGTAAAGTACCAAGAGAAACACGAGCTGGATGATAAACAATTGTCATTGCAGAATATCTAA
- a CDS encoding TOBE domain-containing protein, which yields MSRQPTSTPPALLGELKLCTEVGPSLGDTRIQLLEAIERLGSLSQAAKSIPMSYRAAWDALDEMNNLAEQPLVIRTAGGKNGGGTQLTAYGKQTVALYRALQAEYQQVLERVQQQLQNKPCQQDDNFYDITQFRRLLRRISMRSSARNQFVGTVVALRTAPVDFEVTLQLDDNVQLIAIITRESAESLGIAMGQELYALVKSSSVMLVTDRQLKLSPRNQLWGRISKIHRGPVNSEVVINLPGDKTVCAVVTTESADNMQLQENQEACAAFKASAVLLCSYQG from the coding sequence ATGTCCCGACAACCAACTTCGACGCCGCCCGCTTTATTAGGAGAACTCAAGTTATGCACTGAAGTGGGGCCTTCTTTAGGGGATACCCGGATTCAATTGTTAGAAGCGATTGAGCGCTTAGGCTCGTTATCGCAAGCGGCTAAATCCATTCCCATGTCGTATCGTGCCGCCTGGGATGCGTTGGACGAGATGAATAATCTGGCAGAGCAGCCGTTAGTGATCCGCACCGCTGGCGGGAAAAATGGCGGAGGCACTCAACTGACTGCCTACGGTAAACAGACCGTTGCTTTGTATAGAGCGCTGCAGGCGGAATATCAACAAGTTCTCGAAAGAGTACAACAGCAACTGCAAAATAAGCCCTGTCAGCAAGATGACAATTTTTACGACATCACGCAATTTCGTCGTTTATTACGTCGCATATCGATGCGCAGTAGCGCGCGGAATCAGTTTGTCGGTACGGTAGTGGCACTGCGTACCGCACCGGTCGATTTTGAAGTGACCTTGCAGTTGGACGATAACGTACAGCTGATTGCCATCATCACTCGTGAGTCAGCAGAAAGTTTAGGTATTGCCATGGGGCAAGAGTTATATGCGCTCGTGAAATCCTCGTCGGTCATGCTGGTGACCGATCGGCAATTAAAACTTTCTCCTCGTAATCAGTTGTGGGGACGCATCAGCAAAATTCATCGCGGCCCGGTGAATAGCGAAGTGGTGATCAACTTGCCCGGAGATAAAACCGTGTGTGCCGTGGTCACCACCGAAAGCGCCGATAACATGCAATTGCAGGAAAATCAGGAAGCGTGTGCAGCCTTCAAAGCATCGGCGGTTTTACTGTGCAGTTATCAAGGATAA
- a CDS encoding AAA family ATPase yields MTTSRITAIYRDTGVEAYKANPLIEALPPLLDAYDATLDLKATLKFEASDLAQSRVIRAHNICRIQDDFFQPLSSHMALNERVSIMIRGGYVGRNPQNGMLQRHLQNGYERVQRGELSAFRYDDVGSTAQSLLLIGCSGCGKTTSLKRVLSAYPQVIYHPEMNIEQVVYLKIDCSHNGSLKEICLNFFRALDRALGEHYEKRYGLKKHGIETMLALMAQIANAHALGLLVIDEIQHLSRSKSGGSQEMLNFFVTMVNTIGVPVMLIGTPKARDIFEADLRSARRGAGFGSIYWEPMPQYVKGAPNNEWIGFTNNLWKLQLLQKRDLLLSDDIRSLWFDLSQGVMDIVVKLFILAQLRALAIGKERITTGLLQQVYDDDLIPVHPMLEALRSGIPERIARYSDLMVPEMDKRLIQLQQKISSISQETPAMLAMKELSTEDEQRIYMMLQEDYDSVLLVKTIRNAFSQNPQLTRQQLLPIILKWLMTPVGEVDTPSEIDKPKKQTSIIKSKNWDKLNPDSLRYMYSQNSDSTAIYNQMVRAGYILKLSDILQKAG; encoded by the coding sequence ATGACAACATCCCGTATTACAGCAATTTACAGGGACACTGGTGTTGAAGCCTATAAAGCAAACCCTTTGATCGAGGCATTACCACCATTACTGGATGCTTATGATGCAACGCTTGATCTGAAAGCAACGCTGAAATTTGAAGCATCGGATTTAGCTCAATCTAGAGTGATTCGGGCACACAACATTTGTCGAATTCAAGATGATTTTTTCCAGCCGTTAAGTTCGCATATGGCGTTAAACGAACGAGTTTCCATCATGATCAGGGGCGGATATGTAGGCCGCAATCCCCAGAATGGGATGCTACAGCGACATCTCCAAAATGGATATGAGCGGGTTCAACGTGGTGAACTTTCTGCATTTCGTTATGATGATGTTGGTTCTACAGCTCAGAGTCTGCTGTTGATTGGTTGTTCTGGTTGTGGAAAAACCACTTCATTAAAACGTGTCTTATCAGCGTACCCTCAAGTGATTTATCACCCAGAAATGAATATTGAACAGGTTGTTTATCTTAAAATCGACTGCTCTCACAATGGTTCATTGAAAGAGATTTGTCTTAACTTTTTCAGGGCGTTAGATCGTGCGCTTGGCGAACATTACGAAAAACGATATGGGTTAAAAAAGCATGGTATTGAAACCATGCTAGCGTTAATGGCCCAGATTGCGAATGCACATGCTTTGGGCCTGCTAGTTATTGATGAAATCCAGCATCTTAGCCGTTCAAAATCTGGCGGTTCTCAGGAAATGTTGAATTTCTTTGTCACGATGGTGAATACAATCGGTGTTCCGGTGATGTTGATTGGAACACCCAAAGCGCGTGATATCTTCGAAGCGGATCTTCGCTCCGCGCGTCGTGGTGCTGGTTTTGGTTCAATATATTGGGAGCCTATGCCGCAATATGTCAAGGGTGCGCCGAATAACGAATGGATCGGGTTTACAAATAATCTCTGGAAACTGCAACTACTGCAAAAGCGTGATCTATTACTTTCTGATGATATACGTTCCCTATGGTTTGATCTAAGCCAAGGGGTTATGGATATCGTTGTGAAGCTTTTTATCTTGGCGCAATTAAGAGCATTGGCTATAGGTAAAGAACGGATCACAACAGGGCTGCTACAACAAGTTTATGACGATGACCTGATACCGGTTCATCCAATGTTGGAGGCATTACGCTCTGGTATTCCTGAGCGTATTGCTCGCTATTCTGATCTCATGGTTCCAGAAATGGACAAGAGGCTGATTCAATTACAACAAAAGATTTCTTCAATCTCGCAAGAAACGCCAGCAATGCTCGCGATGAAAGAACTTTCAACTGAAGATGAACAACGTATCTATATGATGCTGCAAGAGGATTATGATTCAGTATTACTGGTAAAAACGATCCGTAATGCATTTAGTCAGAATCCACAGTTAACACGACAACAGTTACTTCCAATCATTTTAAAATGGCTAATGACACCGGTTGGCGAAGTCGATACTCCTTCTGAAATCGATAAGCCAAAAAAACAAACAAGCATCATAAAATCAAAAAATTGGGATAAGTTGAACCCAGATAGTTTACGGTATATGTATTCGCAAAATTCCGATTCAACAGCAATTTATAATCAGATGGTCAGAGCGGGATATATCTTAAAACTCAGCGACATTTTGCAAAAAGCAGGATAG
- a CDS encoding DDE-type integrase/transposase/recombinase — protein MWKINEVLSLDGVRYRILQIDGGEIIWVNIDEDKGIPTLILHAQLTALMDAERLIRADDPYSYLLYEEPKAHSAEFIKREESYQIIQSIISDPDCFDSIKRSQLIKEIEQSGRAGRSTIYRLLRRYWQRGQTLNALLPDYKNSGAPGKKRTSTGVQKSGRKRQNGRGFGIKINDDIERIMRLSIEQVLQNTEKLSVSFALRKFEKLFLQYYPDVPEEDKPTRRQFEYFYKREYDQVTRLVERIDEGIYKKDVRPLSSTATTGVLGPGSRYEIDATIADIYLVADDDRSKIIGRPTLYIVIDVFSRMIAGFYIGFDNPSYVVAMQAFINACVEKTDICKSLGLNISTEEWPCIGLPDVVLADRGELMSNQLESLISTFNVRVESAPPRRGDAKGIVESCFRVLQAEFKPYAPGVVAGNKIKKHGEQDYRLDAAITISDFTRIILKTILFRNKHHVLTKYDRDADLPADLPSIPLHLWRWGLQNRTGRLRSVDPDLLRVSILPRKKVSISTFGVCLWGMYYTSAEILREGWLHRSQDVKRPDSLEAAYDPSCADTIYLFPQSGSRGYWVCSLTEKSRQFRGMTFWQVWDIQKEEKNNQANAIFDEAAHRRELDDYIQGVIAESKKLLPDIQESNQQRVRQIRSNKKEAREQERQQRTKPTTIKPDQNVADVIPLHNEEEDYSYPSFVPGLFETDEDE, from the coding sequence ATGTGGAAAATCAATGAAGTATTGTCTCTGGATGGTGTTCGCTATCGAATTCTTCAGATAGATGGTGGTGAAATTATCTGGGTCAATATTGATGAAGATAAAGGAATACCCACGCTGATTTTACATGCTCAATTAACGGCACTTATGGATGCGGAACGCTTAATAAGAGCTGATGATCCATATTCGTATTTGCTATATGAAGAGCCCAAAGCACATTCTGCTGAGTTCATAAAAAGAGAAGAGTCATACCAGATAATTCAATCCATTATTTCTGATCCCGATTGTTTTGATTCAATCAAAAGATCTCAGCTTATCAAAGAAATAGAACAATCTGGGCGTGCAGGACGGTCAACAATCTATCGTTTATTAAGACGATATTGGCAACGCGGCCAAACACTGAATGCACTACTGCCAGACTATAAAAATAGCGGTGCTCCTGGTAAAAAGAGAACGTCAACAGGAGTGCAAAAGAGCGGCAGAAAGCGCCAGAATGGTCGAGGGTTTGGTATAAAAATCAATGATGATATCGAACGGATCATGCGTCTTAGTATTGAACAAGTTTTACAAAACACGGAGAAACTGAGCGTTTCCTTCGCATTAAGAAAATTCGAAAAGCTATTTTTACAATATTACCCTGATGTTCCTGAAGAAGATAAACCTACTCGTAGACAGTTCGAGTATTTTTACAAACGTGAATATGATCAGGTTACTCGGTTAGTTGAACGCATCGATGAAGGGATATATAAGAAAGATGTCCGCCCCTTAAGCAGTACAGCAACGACGGGAGTTTTAGGCCCTGGTAGCCGCTATGAAATTGATGCGACTATTGCAGATATTTATTTAGTTGCGGATGACGACAGAAGTAAAATTATTGGCAGGCCAACGCTGTATATCGTCATTGATGTTTTTAGCCGAATGATTGCCGGATTTTATATCGGCTTTGATAACCCCTCTTATGTTGTTGCAATGCAGGCATTCATTAATGCGTGTGTGGAAAAAACAGATATTTGTAAATCTCTTGGTCTGAATATTTCTACGGAAGAGTGGCCCTGTATTGGCTTACCTGATGTTGTGTTAGCGGATAGAGGTGAGTTGATGAGTAATCAGCTGGAATCACTTATTAGTACCTTCAATGTTCGAGTTGAAAGTGCGCCGCCAAGACGAGGAGATGCCAAAGGCATTGTTGAAAGTTGTTTTAGAGTTCTGCAAGCAGAATTTAAACCTTATGCACCAGGCGTTGTTGCGGGAAATAAAATCAAAAAGCACGGTGAACAAGATTATCGGCTTGATGCAGCCATTACGATCTCAGATTTTACCCGTATTATCCTCAAAACCATCCTTTTCAGAAACAAGCATCATGTGTTAACTAAATATGATCGTGATGCTGATTTACCAGCCGATTTACCTTCAATTCCTCTTCATCTATGGCGGTGGGGCTTACAAAACAGAACAGGGCGATTACGTTCCGTTGACCCTGATTTGCTACGGGTGTCAATTTTACCTCGGAAGAAAGTCAGCATATCAACGTTTGGTGTTTGTCTCTGGGGAATGTATTACACCAGCGCAGAAATTTTACGCGAAGGTTGGCTACATCGAAGCCAAGACGTAAAGCGTCCGGATAGTTTGGAGGCGGCTTATGATCCTAGCTGTGCTGATACGATTTATTTGTTTCCCCAGTCAGGTAGCAGAGGTTATTGGGTCTGTTCGCTTACAGAAAAAAGCAGACAATTCAGGGGAATGACATTTTGGCAAGTTTGGGATATTCAAAAAGAGGAAAAGAACAATCAGGCAAATGCAATATTCGATGAAGCCGCGCATCGCCGAGAGTTAGATGATTATATTCAAGGTGTTATTGCTGAGTCTAAAAAATTATTACCTGATATTCAGGAGTCGAACCAACAAAGAGTACGACAAATCCGTTCTAATAAAAAAGAAGCTCGTGAACAAGAACGGCAGCAAAGAACAAAACCAACCACCATTAAACCTGATCAAAATGTTGCTGATGTTATTCCATTACACAATGAAGAAGAGGATTACAGTTATCCATCTTTTGTTCCTGGTTTGTTTGAAACGGATGAGGATGAATAA
- a CDS encoding autoinducer binding domain-containing protein, producing the protein MTTFTFPSEERHFRIQNCQTPQILADQLAKLCLANGFEYYQLCLTLRRGLQQTDLTLLMQTPENWAEHYAQNTTIQNDSLYLRSQSQSRPLFWQADVKLEHEAFLPMDSWRQFGMEEGIAIPLHGPSGFYGYFALSRHRKEPIRLQDYFHLSYIGHIIQEQAIPLFSPEQSYLSSREKECLFWVSEGKTSWEIAQILGITERTVNFHLNNAIRKSGCKNRYQTVAKNIITGELVHAVNRISLTNMILQPQPLSA; encoded by the coding sequence ATGACTACCTTTACTTTTCCATCAGAAGAGCGGCATTTCCGCATCCAAAATTGCCAAACACCACAGATCTTAGCCGATCAACTGGCCAAACTTTGCCTCGCCAATGGCTTTGAATATTACCAGCTCTGCCTGACACTGCGTCGCGGCTTACAGCAAACGGATTTGACTTTACTGATGCAAACGCCGGAGAACTGGGCTGAGCATTATGCGCAAAACACCACCATTCAAAATGATTCTCTGTATCTGCGTTCGCAGTCGCAAAGTCGCCCCTTATTCTGGCAAGCAGATGTCAAGCTGGAACATGAAGCCTTTCTACCGATGGATAGCTGGCGCCAGTTCGGTATGGAAGAAGGGATTGCGATCCCGCTACACGGGCCATCGGGGTTTTACGGTTATTTTGCTCTGAGCCGCCATCGCAAAGAACCAATCCGCTTACAGGATTATTTCCACCTAAGTTATATCGGCCATATTATTCAAGAACAGGCCATTCCGTTATTTTCGCCGGAACAATCGTATTTATCTTCACGGGAAAAAGAGTGTCTGTTCTGGGTCAGTGAAGGCAAAACCTCGTGGGAAATTGCCCAGATCCTTGGCATCACCGAACGCACAGTTAACTTTCATCTGAATAACGCTATTCGCAAAAGTGGCTGCAAAAACCGCTACCAGACGGTGGCTAAAAATATTATTACCGGGGAACTGGTACACGCCGTCAACCGGATCAGCCTGACCAATATGATCCTGCAACCACAACCGTTATCTGCTTGA
- a CDS encoding DeoR/GlpR family DNA-binding transcription regulator, giving the protein MIKRNTQQRRHAIISLLNEQGEVSVEDLSQRFATSEVTIRKDLAELERSGVLLRRYGGAISLPSEILAEEVPAKVSQRKLAIAQAAIQHIRDHNRIIIDSGSTTGAMIPLLAAKRGLVVMTNSLTVAQALRELENEPTLLMTGGTWDPHSEAFQGQVAEQVLRSYDFDQLFVGADGVDPARGTTTFNELVGLSRVMAEVAREVIVLVDSEKFGRRIPNLELPWSAIDTLITDDGIGEELKQQIEQHNVHVICASVNT; this is encoded by the coding sequence ATGATCAAGCGAAACACACAACAACGTCGGCATGCCATTATTTCTCTGCTCAATGAACAGGGCGAAGTCAGTGTGGAAGATTTGTCACAGCGTTTTGCTACCTCCGAAGTGACGATCCGTAAAGATCTGGCTGAGTTGGAACGCAGTGGTGTGCTGTTGCGCCGTTACGGTGGTGCCATCTCGCTGCCGTCCGAGATCCTGGCGGAAGAAGTGCCAGCTAAAGTTTCACAACGAAAGTTAGCTATCGCTCAGGCAGCAATACAGCATATTCGCGATCATAACCGCATCATCATCGACAGTGGCAGCACCACCGGCGCGATGATCCCATTATTAGCGGCTAAGCGCGGTTTGGTAGTGATGACCAATTCACTGACTGTCGCCCAAGCGCTGCGTGAGCTGGAGAATGAACCGACCTTGCTGATGACCGGTGGCACTTGGGATCCGCATTCCGAAGCGTTTCAGGGGCAGGTGGCAGAACAGGTATTGCGCTCCTATGATTTTGATCAGCTGTTTGTCGGTGCCGATGGCGTTGATCCGGCGCGTGGCACCACCACTTTTAATGAGTTGGTTGGTTTATCGCGGGTGATGGCGGAAGTGGCGCGTGAAGTGATCGTGCTGGTGGATTCAGAAAAATTTGGCCGTCGTATTCCCAATCTGGAATTGCCGTGGAGTGCGATAGATACCTTGATCACTGATGATGGGATCGGGGAAGAGCTGAAGCAACAAATTGAACAACATAACGTGCATGTGATTTGTGCGTCGGTTAATACTTGA